Proteins from a single region of Lujinxingia litoralis:
- a CDS encoding DUF1499 domain-containing protein — MKRRLYLTVGSVAGLLVLLMLVSACMWPMINVVETGQTAEYPEIQPGYYSTEPERILHESAASVEALERWTLVEEDRAQRQIVAERRTRLGFVDDITIRVEPVTEFVTQVHVRSASRVGKGDFGQNARNIEEFFGELDARLGSVKFDPQSAQAEEEEGAASEPAEGS, encoded by the coding sequence ATGAAACGACGCCTTTATCTTACGGTAGGTTCGGTGGCCGGACTCCTGGTGCTCCTGATGTTGGTCAGCGCCTGCATGTGGCCGATGATCAATGTGGTGGAGACCGGACAGACCGCGGAGTACCCGGAGATTCAACCGGGCTATTACTCCACCGAGCCCGAGCGCATCCTGCACGAGTCGGCGGCCAGCGTGGAGGCGCTGGAGCGCTGGACCCTGGTCGAAGAAGATCGCGCGCAGCGGCAGATCGTCGCCGAGCGCCGCACTCGTCTGGGTTTTGTCGATGACATCACCATTCGCGTGGAGCCGGTGACCGAGTTTGTGACCCAGGTCCATGTGCGCAGCGCGTCGCGGGTGGGCAAGGGGGATTTCGGGCAGAACGCCCGCAATATCGAGGAGTTCTTTGGCGAGTTGGATGCGCGCCTGGGCTCGGTGAAATTCGACCCGCAGAGCGCGCAGGCCGAAGAGGAAGAAGGGGCGGCCTCCGAGCCGGCCGAGGGCTCGTAA
- a CDS encoding GspE/PulE family protein yields the protein MVGPTSFVDYSVRHLAHALLGQGLLSREQAQRAVEQEGALRQALLKEKAGHGGRRRAGYKVTPAEVIARLEFRQPGGDLLDEDAIMAALASDAGLPFEKPDPLELDMELIARTMSRPFAQRHSCVALRREDGRTVIAVDNPYDRQLLHELHTLIPGELSIVVSPKSDILRIVTEVYGLRSSISAAQEELSIGMDLGNLEQLIRLKDVGDIEATDRPIVNAVEYLLHYAFDQRASDIHLEPKRDRTVVRLRIDGVLHGVYEFPRAIHAALISRVKMLARMDIAEKRRPQDGRIKTERGGREIELRVSTLPVAFGEKAVIRVFDPQALIQSLDHIGFYHDDLVRWRDFINRPHGLILVTGPTGSGKTTTLYSTLRELAGPDVNITTVEDPIEMVYEEFNQVLVQRRIDVDFSTALRTILRQDPDIIMVGEIRDAATAAMATQAALTGHMVLSTLHTNDTPSAVSRLIDMDVEPFLMASTMVGVMAQRLLRTICPRCKVRGELSAEQVELLQIKLPPRSQTTLPMWYGQGCVKCRGTGYYGRTAIFELLSVDESVRQLIARRASAPEIRKAARANGMMSLRECAIKKLAQGLTTFEEVMTVVSDAT from the coding sequence ATGGTCGGACCCACTTCATTCGTCGACTATTCAGTACGCCACCTGGCCCACGCGCTGCTGGGGCAGGGGCTGCTCTCCCGAGAGCAGGCGCAGCGGGCCGTGGAGCAGGAGGGCGCCCTGCGCCAGGCGCTGCTCAAAGAAAAGGCCGGCCACGGTGGGCGGCGGCGTGCCGGCTACAAGGTGACGCCGGCCGAGGTCATCGCGCGCCTGGAGTTTCGCCAGCCCGGAGGCGACCTGCTCGACGAAGACGCGATCATGGCTGCGCTCGCCAGCGACGCCGGCCTTCCCTTTGAGAAGCCCGACCCGCTGGAGCTCGACATGGAGCTCATTGCCCGCACGATGAGCCGCCCCTTCGCCCAACGTCACAGCTGTGTGGCGCTGCGGCGAGAGGACGGTCGCACGGTGATCGCGGTCGATAACCCCTACGATCGCCAGCTTTTGCACGAGCTGCACACGTTGATCCCGGGCGAACTCAGCATTGTGGTCAGCCCCAAGAGCGACATCCTGCGCATTGTGACCGAGGTCTACGGGCTGCGCTCCTCGATCTCGGCCGCTCAGGAAGAGCTCTCCATCGGCATGGACCTGGGCAACCTCGAGCAGCTCATTCGCCTCAAGGATGTGGGCGACATCGAGGCCACCGACCGCCCCATCGTCAACGCCGTGGAGTACCTGCTGCACTACGCCTTTGATCAGCGGGCCAGCGACATTCACCTGGAGCCCAAGCGCGATCGTACCGTGGTGCGCCTGCGCATCGACGGCGTGTTGCACGGTGTCTACGAGTTTCCGCGCGCGATTCACGCCGCGCTGATCAGCCGGGTCAAGATGCTCGCGCGCATGGATATCGCCGAGAAGCGCCGTCCGCAGGACGGGCGCATCAAGACCGAGCGGGGAGGGCGAGAGATCGAGCTGCGTGTCTCCACGCTGCCGGTGGCCTTTGGCGAGAAGGCGGTCATTCGCGTGTTTGACCCGCAGGCGCTGATCCAGAGCCTGGATCATATTGGCTTCTACCACGACGATCTGGTGCGCTGGCGCGACTTCATCAACCGCCCCCACGGCCTGATCTTGGTCACCGGCCCCACCGGCAGCGGCAAAACCACCACCCTCTACTCCACGCTGCGCGAGCTGGCCGGCCCGGACGTCAACATCACCACGGTCGAAGACCCCATTGAGATGGTCTACGAGGAGTTCAACCAGGTGTTGGTGCAGCGGCGCATCGACGTCGACTTCTCGACTGCGCTGCGCACCATTTTGCGCCAGGACCCGGACATCATCATGGTCGGCGAGATCCGCGATGCGGCGACCGCGGCGATGGCCACCCAGGCCGCGCTCACCGGCCATATGGTCCTGTCGACCCTGCACACCAACGACACCCCCTCGGCGGTGAGCCGGTTGATCGACATGGATGTGGAGCCCTTCTTGATGGCCTCGACCATGGTGGGGGTGATGGCCCAGCGTCTGCTGCGCACGATCTGCCCGCGCTGCAAGGTCCGCGGCGAACTCAGCGCCGAGCAAGTCGAACTCCTCCAGATCAAACTTCCCCCCCGAAGTCAGACGACGTTGCCGATGTGGTACGGTCAGGGATGCGTGAAGTGCCGGGGCACCGGGTACTACGGTCGCACCGCGATCTTCGAGTTGTTGTCGGTCGATGAGTCCGTGCGACAGCTGATCGCCCGGCGCGCCAGCGCCCCGGAGATCCGCAAGGCCGCCCGCGCCAACGGCATGATGTCTCTTCGAGAATGCGCCATTAAAAAATTAGCCCAGGGTCTCACGACCTTTGAAGAAGTAATGACTGTAGTATCGGACGCGACATGA
- a CDS encoding DUF1592 domain-containing protein — MSLRPAPLLLLMLATLLPACPTPLLESPPGDDASPLCEAADLDPGPGYSRRLTHQEYVWTVGDVLGVDLSPWQESLPRESYVSGFKNTAWGLLATGRHVEVYAHLARVAAQALAPDHPWLVALETCAESTPRCQQDFVRQAAYRLFRRPATSAEVQRFAELFASEESAPAGARLVIEALLQAPQFLYRLESDRLDTGLPRAAMYKPEQLEGPLPPEGKESRVQLQPGTYRARVQLANDAPYPQHAQLALGDTRTTATLEPFRVGHLALSFDATQSETRPLRLEARALHRPPGATVAPRVLQVEVLGPLRAEVDPGDDLAYRVRRLSGYEMASRLSYFIWHSAPDAALLDAAADGELESAAGLQAAARRMLADPKARRAFKSYLAEWLHLDVLTTVERSPETFPDFSAHLIDDMRREIEHFAQAIAFDGAADWLTVFDARFSFLTPRLATYYGVAAPSDPAQPYAWAPESPRGGLLTQGALLTATTSNDTTSPVKRGIFVRERFLCESVPPPASNAVMQAAPDTEGLSTRERLRRHSESPSCNFCHRRVDPIGFGLEAFDATGRYRTLDDTGHPVDTTGAITRSPYERDTLHFEGARQLGELLATSEDAERCMVEQMYQYALGRPAAEIDRCTLEAIIAEARAGGRSYTDIIVAIVTSEAFRSVRQHHYSGEQP; from the coding sequence GTGTCCCTTCGCCCCGCGCCATTGCTGCTTCTGATGCTGGCCACGCTCCTGCCGGCCTGCCCCACCCCGCTGCTCGAATCGCCGCCGGGCGATGACGCCTCGCCATTATGCGAGGCCGCCGATCTGGACCCGGGCCCGGGCTACTCCCGCCGACTTACCCACCAGGAGTACGTCTGGACGGTGGGCGATGTGCTCGGCGTGGACCTGAGCCCCTGGCAGGAGAGCCTGCCGCGGGAGTCCTACGTCAGCGGGTTCAAAAACACCGCCTGGGGCCTGCTGGCGACCGGGCGGCACGTGGAGGTCTACGCGCACCTGGCCCGGGTAGCGGCCCAGGCCCTGGCCCCGGACCACCCCTGGTTGGTGGCGCTGGAGACCTGCGCGGAGAGCACGCCCCGCTGCCAGCAGGACTTTGTTCGTCAGGCGGCCTATCGCCTCTTCCGGCGCCCGGCCACCAGCGCGGAGGTGCAGCGCTTTGCCGAGCTCTTTGCCAGCGAGGAGAGCGCGCCCGCGGGCGCGCGCCTGGTGATCGAGGCCCTGCTGCAGGCCCCCCAGTTTCTGTACCGCCTCGAAAGCGATCGCCTCGACACCGGCCTTCCCCGGGCCGCGATGTACAAGCCCGAGCAGCTGGAGGGCCCCCTGCCGCCGGAGGGCAAAGAATCCCGGGTACAACTTCAGCCGGGCACCTACCGCGCCCGGGTGCAGCTGGCCAATGACGCCCCCTACCCTCAACACGCGCAGCTGGCTCTGGGAGACACCCGCACCACCGCGACTCTCGAACCCTTTCGGGTGGGTCACCTCGCGCTGAGCTTCGATGCCACGCAGAGCGAGACGCGCCCCCTGCGCCTGGAGGCCCGCGCCTTGCACCGGCCCCCGGGCGCGACGGTGGCCCCGCGCGTGCTCCAGGTCGAGGTGCTCGGCCCGCTGCGCGCCGAGGTCGATCCCGGGGATGACCTCGCCTACCGGGTGCGCCGGCTCTCGGGCTACGAGATGGCCAGTCGCCTCTCCTACTTCATCTGGCACTCCGCCCCCGACGCCGCGCTCCTCGACGCTGCCGCCGACGGCGAACTCGAGAGCGCCGCCGGCCTACAGGCCGCGGCGCGCCGGATGCTCGCCGACCCCAAAGCCCGCCGGGCGTTTAAGAGCTACCTGGCCGAGTGGTTGCACCTGGATGTCCTGACCACCGTGGAGCGAAGCCCCGAGACCTTCCCCGACTTCTCCGCCCATCTCATCGACGACATGCGCCGGGAGATTGAGCACTTCGCGCAGGCCATCGCCTTTGATGGCGCCGCCGACTGGCTCACGGTCTTCGATGCCCGCTTTAGTTTTCTGACCCCGCGCCTGGCGACCTACTACGGAGTCGCGGCGCCGAGCGACCCCGCGCAACCCTACGCCTGGGCTCCCGAGAGCCCCCGTGGCGGGCTCCTGACCCAGGGCGCGCTGCTGACGGCGACGACCAGCAACGACACCACCTCCCCGGTCAAACGCGGCATCTTCGTGCGGGAGCGCTTTCTGTGTGAGTCGGTGCCCCCGCCGGCCTCCAACGCCGTGATGCAGGCCGCCCCCGACACCGAAGGCCTGAGCACCCGGGAGCGACTGCGCCGTCATAGCGAGAGCCCCTCGTGCAACTTCTGCCACCGACGGGTCGACCCGATAGGCTTTGGGCTGGAGGCCTTCGACGCCACCGGGCGCTATCGCACCCTCGACGACACCGGGCATCCGGTCGACACCACCGGCGCCATCACGCGCAGCCCCTATGAGCGCGACACCCTGCATTTTGAGGGCGCACGCCAGCTCGGTGAACTCCTGGCCACCAGCGAAGACGCCGAGCGCTGCATGGTGGAACAGATGTACCAGTACGCGCTGGGCCGCCCGGCCGCCGAGATCGATCGCTGTACCCTGGAGGCGATCATCGCCGAGGCGCGCGCCGGGGGGCGCTCCTACACCGACATCATCGTGGCGATCGTCACCAGCGAGGCCTTTCGCAGCGTTCGCCAGCACCACTATTCGGGAGAGCAACCGTGA
- a CDS encoding DUF1552 domain-containing protein yields the protein MSRDKTMTRRAFLRGAGTLAIGLPFIAALGGDALTGHRLLRATEAATPQAPRRLITFFFANGCPPELWLPEHAGPLTELSGVLAPLHRVRHRLALISGLSDPAGKEGSGDDHSRGSGAFAVGASNPFLEHDRVDHTGKRYANSAGGPSLEQVALQRLRPDTRLPSLELGVMRGAPNTRTYHIKSWRGINQPNPPILNPLDTFHHLFGHDDRGNLPGARQQSILDTVLPEYHRVISPRYGLDPLSRTQIADHLEQLRQLERRAQRHDEAMRAQCRRPDQPASYADTRYSEYAEVFRLQADLLATALRCDFTRFASVMLGAGGEDLFLPGTQAAHHELGHRYNARPDNDFATYTLFQMTMLAELLERLDDPSFVEANGHTLLENSVVLVGTELSNPATHNHDEMFYMVAGGSFAARTGYHHRVSDGRRRAVNDLYTACLGAVGVETRTFGDARHCTEPLNLS from the coding sequence GTGAGCCGAGACAAGACCATGACTCGCCGCGCCTTTTTGCGCGGCGCCGGCACCCTGGCGATCGGGCTGCCCTTTATCGCCGCGCTGGGCGGCGACGCCCTCACCGGTCACCGGCTCCTGCGGGCCACCGAGGCCGCCACGCCGCAGGCCCCCCGGCGGCTGATCACCTTCTTTTTTGCCAACGGCTGCCCTCCCGAACTCTGGTTACCGGAGCACGCCGGGCCGCTCACCGAGCTCTCCGGCGTGCTCGCCCCGCTCCACCGGGTGCGCCACCGCCTGGCGTTGATCTCGGGGCTGAGCGACCCGGCCGGCAAAGAAGGCTCCGGCGACGATCACAGCCGGGGCAGCGGCGCGTTTGCCGTGGGCGCCTCCAATCCCTTTTTGGAACACGACCGGGTCGACCACACCGGCAAACGCTACGCCAACTCCGCCGGCGGCCCCTCCCTGGAGCAGGTCGCCCTGCAGCGCCTGCGCCCCGACACCCGGCTCCCCTCGCTGGAGCTGGGCGTGATGCGCGGCGCGCCCAACACGCGCACCTACCACATCAAGTCCTGGCGCGGCATCAACCAGCCCAACCCGCCGATTCTCAACCCGCTGGACACCTTTCACCACCTCTTCGGTCACGATGACCGGGGCAACCTCCCCGGCGCGCGCCAGCAGAGCATCCTGGACACGGTGCTGCCCGAATACCACCGCGTGATCAGCCCACGCTACGGCCTCGATCCCTTGAGCCGCACCCAGATCGCCGACCACCTGGAGCAGCTCCGCCAGCTGGAGCGCCGTGCCCAACGCCACGATGAAGCGATGCGCGCCCAGTGCCGCCGGCCCGATCAACCCGCCTCGTACGCCGACACCCGCTACTCCGAATACGCCGAGGTCTTTCGACTCCAGGCCGACCTGCTGGCCACCGCGTTGCGCTGCGACTTCACCCGCTTTGCCAGCGTGATGCTGGGCGCCGGCGGCGAAGATCTCTTTTTGCCCGGCACTCAGGCCGCCCACCACGAGCTGGGCCACCGCTACAACGCCCGCCCCGACAACGATTTCGCCACCTACACCCTCTTCCAGATGACGATGCTCGCCGAGCTTTTGGAACGCCTGGACGATCCGAGCTTCGTGGAGGCCAACGGACACACCCTGCTCGAGAACTCCGTGGTGCTGGTGGGCACCGAACTCTCCAACCCGGCCACCCACAACCACGATGAGATGTTCTACATGGTGGCCGGCGGCTCCTTTGCCGCGCGCACCGGCTATCACCACCGCGTGAGCGACGGAAGGCGTCGCGCAGTCAACGACCTCTACACCGCCTGCCTGGGCGCGGTGGGCGTGGAGACGCGTACCTTCGGCGATGCCCGTCACTGCACCGAGCCGCTCAATCTGAGCTGA
- the hrpB gene encoding ATP-dependent helicase HrpB, with the protein MSRLPIDEVLPEIVGALRAHCGVVIEAPPGAGKSTRVPPALLDAGLAGGRQVVMLEPRRVAARATAGRIARERGVRLGEEVGYQVRFDRRAGPDTKLLVITEGILTRWLQRDPLLDDVGLVILDEFHERSVHSDLAIAFLREVQQVRDDLKVVVMSATIATAPIAEFLDVPVVKSLGRTFPVEVEYLAQPPEERLEYEAARAARRYVGGADDDGGDILIFLPGRAEIHRCLSALERWAPAEGVACYPLYSALSNEEQDRALAPGGGRRIIVSTNIAETSLTIEGVTLVIDSGQVRTMRSSPASGLNELVLEHVSLASANQRAGRAGRVRAGRALRLWTRAFEHRMAAYDDAELQRVELSPVVQEVVAWSGADPGEFGWFESPPAPALAQAVELLRQLGALEPDDFRTTDVGRRLLDLPLHPRLGRMLIEGERRGCAAQTCAMAAILSERDFVTSVASDAPAGRSDVLIRAELLEDAARGSGQAARRLGLGVHQGGARRVAQVRDQLLKTIGARRPDTGDAVDLLKTLLVAFPDRIAFRREDGAARFVMVGGEALALARESVVRDAEVVVAASIGGRTRARDAVGGVASRGLIRMASQVEMAWLEDVYPRRFDERVVVAFDSERERVMAERQRRFDGIALERQVASVDRHADAAEVTTCLLNHALDDVVAAFGLGTDDAQFLLRWECARRWFPDADFPRLMLDARRGDPAQPIWEQVCWGKRSLGQLRAMNLGAQLSAYLNREQRRLLDEELPPRLEVPSGSQIRLEYRLEGPPVLAVRIQEVFGWLDSPRLARGQVAVLLHLLAPNYRPQQVTDDLAGFWERTYPQVRKELRARYAKHPWPEDPLQARAIRK; encoded by the coding sequence ATGAGTCGTTTGCCTATTGATGAGGTGCTCCCCGAGATTGTCGGGGCGCTTCGAGCCCACTGCGGCGTGGTGATTGAAGCGCCGCCCGGTGCCGGCAAAAGTACCCGTGTGCCGCCGGCGCTGCTCGATGCCGGTCTGGCCGGCGGCCGGCAGGTGGTGATGCTCGAGCCACGGCGCGTGGCCGCGCGCGCCACCGCGGGCCGCATCGCCCGGGAGCGTGGTGTGCGCCTTGGCGAGGAGGTCGGCTACCAGGTGCGCTTTGACCGACGCGCCGGTCCCGACACGAAACTGCTGGTGATCACCGAGGGCATCCTGACCCGCTGGCTGCAGCGCGATCCGCTGCTCGACGATGTGGGCCTGGTGATCCTCGATGAGTTTCATGAGCGCAGCGTGCATAGCGACCTGGCGATCGCGTTTCTGCGCGAGGTTCAGCAGGTGCGCGATGATCTCAAGGTGGTGGTGATGTCGGCCACCATCGCCACCGCGCCGATCGCGGAGTTTCTCGACGTACCGGTGGTCAAAAGTCTGGGGCGGACCTTTCCGGTGGAGGTGGAGTACCTGGCGCAGCCGCCGGAGGAGCGCCTGGAGTATGAAGCTGCCCGCGCCGCGCGCCGCTATGTCGGCGGGGCTGATGATGATGGCGGCGACATCCTGATCTTTTTGCCCGGACGAGCCGAGATTCACCGTTGCCTCTCGGCGCTCGAGCGTTGGGCACCGGCCGAGGGCGTGGCCTGTTATCCGCTTTATTCGGCGCTTTCCAATGAGGAGCAGGATCGGGCGCTGGCTCCGGGGGGCGGTCGGCGCATCATCGTCTCGACCAACATCGCCGAGACCTCGCTGACCATCGAGGGGGTCACGCTGGTCATCGATTCGGGGCAGGTGCGCACCATGCGCAGCTCGCCGGCCAGTGGGCTCAATGAGCTGGTGCTGGAGCATGTGAGCCTGGCCTCGGCTAATCAGCGCGCCGGCCGGGCCGGGCGCGTGCGGGCCGGGCGCGCGCTGCGTTTGTGGACGCGTGCGTTTGAACACCGGATGGCCGCGTATGACGATGCTGAGCTTCAGCGCGTGGAGTTATCGCCGGTGGTGCAGGAGGTGGTGGCCTGGAGTGGCGCGGACCCCGGGGAGTTCGGGTGGTTTGAGTCGCCGCCCGCGCCGGCGCTTGCCCAGGCGGTGGAACTCTTGCGTCAACTCGGCGCGCTGGAGCCCGACGACTTTCGCACGACGGACGTGGGGCGCCGTCTGCTCGACCTTCCGCTGCACCCTCGCCTGGGCCGCATGTTGATCGAGGGCGAACGCCGAGGGTGCGCGGCCCAGACCTGCGCGATGGCGGCGATTCTCTCGGAGCGTGATTTTGTCACGTCGGTGGCGTCCGACGCCCCGGCCGGCCGCAGCGACGTGCTGATCCGGGCGGAGTTGCTGGAGGATGCGGCCCGCGGCAGTGGTCAGGCCGCGCGGCGACTGGGGCTGGGAGTGCATCAGGGTGGGGCGCGACGGGTGGCTCAGGTGCGCGATCAACTTCTCAAGACCATCGGCGCCCGCCGCCCGGATACCGGCGATGCAGTAGACCTCCTGAAGACGCTTCTGGTGGCCTTTCCCGATCGCATCGCGTTTCGGCGCGAAGATGGCGCGGCGCGTTTTGTGATGGTGGGAGGAGAGGCGCTGGCGCTGGCGCGCGAGAGCGTGGTGCGTGACGCCGAGGTGGTGGTGGCCGCCTCGATCGGCGGCCGCACCCGGGCCCGAGACGCTGTGGGCGGCGTGGCCAGCCGGGGGCTCATTCGGATGGCCAGTCAGGTGGAGATGGCGTGGCTCGAAGACGTTTATCCCCGGCGTTTTGATGAACGCGTGGTGGTGGCCTTTGATAGCGAGCGTGAACGGGTGATGGCCGAGCGCCAGCGGCGCTTCGACGGGATCGCGCTGGAGCGTCAGGTGGCCTCCGTTGACAGGCATGCCGATGCTGCCGAGGTCACGACCTGCCTGCTGAACCACGCGCTGGACGACGTGGTGGCGGCCTTTGGTCTGGGCACCGATGACGCCCAGTTTTTGCTCCGCTGGGAGTGTGCGCGGCGGTGGTTCCCGGATGCGGACTTTCCTCGACTGATGCTCGATGCGCGCCGGGGGGACCCGGCGCAGCCCATCTGGGAGCAGGTCTGCTGGGGGAAGCGCTCTCTGGGGCAGTTGCGTGCCATGAACCTGGGGGCGCAGCTCTCGGCGTACTTAAATCGGGAGCAGCGCCGCCTGCTCGACGAGGAACTCCCCCCTCGTCTGGAGGTGCCTTCGGGGAGCCAGATTCGCCTGGAGTACCGGCTGGAGGGGCCGCCGGTGCTGGCGGTGCGCATTCAGGAGGTGTTTGGCTGGCTCGACTCCCCGCGCCTGGCTCGCGGGCAGGTCGCGGTGCTGTTGCACCTGCTGGCGCCCAACTATCGGCCGCAGCAGGTGACCGACGATCTGGCCGGCTTCTGGGAGCGCACCTACCCCCAGGTGCGCAAAGAGCTGCGCGCGCGCTACGCCAAACACCCCTGGCCCGAAGACCCCCTGCAGGCCCGGGCCATTCGCAAATAG
- the hflC gene encoding protease modulator HflC, whose translation MKGSWKRSFVWAGIILAFILASNATLVVDENEQVVITQFGKPVGQAYTEPGLYFKTPFIQSAHRFEKRFLEWNGNRNQVPTRDKRFVWVDTYARWRIVDPLRFYQRVRDERGARSRLDDIIDGATRDAVANHDLIELVRSTNRVPLVDEDLQQDEDDLQAGLAAIEHGRSKIMADVLSQAAELATDLGVEILDVRFKRINYNEDVQKRVYERMIAERYRIAEKFRSQGQGEAARISGEKERELKRIESEAFRQAEEIRGRADAQAAAIYAEAYDVDPEFYRFLRTMESYEDVLGEDSVLMLTTESEFLEYLKSSR comes from the coding sequence ATGAAAGGTAGCTGGAAGCGCTCCTTTGTGTGGGCGGGGATCATTCTGGCTTTCATCCTTGCCAGCAACGCCACGCTGGTGGTCGATGAGAATGAACAGGTGGTCATCACTCAGTTCGGAAAGCCGGTGGGGCAGGCCTACACCGAGCCCGGGCTCTACTTTAAGACCCCCTTCATTCAGAGCGCGCATCGCTTTGAGAAGCGTTTTCTCGAGTGGAATGGCAACCGCAATCAGGTGCCCACTCGCGACAAGCGTTTTGTCTGGGTGGATACCTATGCGCGTTGGCGGATTGTCGACCCGCTGCGTTTCTATCAGCGGGTGCGTGATGAGCGCGGGGCCCGCTCGCGCCTCGACGACATCATCGACGGCGCCACTCGAGATGCGGTCGCTAACCACGATCTGATTGAGCTGGTACGTTCGACCAATCGGGTGCCCCTGGTCGATGAGGACCTGCAACAGGACGAAGACGACCTGCAGGCCGGGCTGGCCGCGATCGAACATGGCCGCAGCAAGATCATGGCCGATGTGTTGAGCCAGGCGGCCGAGCTGGCTACTGACCTGGGCGTCGAAATCCTGGACGTGCGTTTCAAGCGCATCAATTACAACGAAGATGTGCAAAAGCGCGTCTACGAGCGCATGATCGCCGAGCGCTACCGCATCGCCGAGAAGTTCCGCTCGCAGGGCCAGGGGGAGGCCGCGCGGATCAGCGGGGAAAAGGAGCGTGAGCTCAAACGTATTGAGTCCGAGGCGTTTCGTCAGGCCGAAGAAATCCGTGGTCGCGCCGACGCGCAGGCCGCCGCGATTTACGCCGAAGCCTACGACGTCGATCCGGAGTTCTATCGTTTCTTGCGGACGATGGAGAGCTACGAAGACGTGCTCGGTGAAGATTCGGTGTTGATGCTCACCACCGAGAGCGAGTTTCTCGAGTACCTTAAATCATCACGCTAG
- the hflK gene encoding FtsH protease activity modulator HflK, protein MDLSRFKLPAGPLGKGLPGMVALGIVALVLVGSSMFQVDANSVGVVLRMGKLSRSVGPGLHFKAPLGIEKVYEVPVEEQRKEEFGFRTVRVGETTRYSDSEHEDESLMLTGDLNVVDVEWTVQYRISDPYLYLFRVRDVEHTLRYMSQAVMREFVGDRTVNEVLTAGRTELATSVQARLQELCNRYEMGIAIGQVILQDVTPPDPVKPSFNQVNQAQQEMERMINEARRDYNAEIPRARGRSEQLVQQAEGYELDRINRAKGEVARFRSLYAEYAKAPEITRQRIYLETMGQVLPKIRRKVILDSEATNTMPVMQLGDVNGPGLAPMAAQGGQR, encoded by the coding sequence ATGGACCTGAGTCGATTCAAGTTGCCTGCCGGGCCCCTCGGTAAGGGCCTTCCGGGAATGGTTGCGCTGGGCATCGTGGCGCTGGTGCTTGTGGGAAGCTCCATGTTCCAGGTCGATGCCAACAGCGTCGGCGTGGTGCTGCGCATGGGGAAACTCTCGCGCTCGGTAGGCCCCGGCCTGCACTTTAAGGCGCCGCTCGGGATCGAAAAGGTCTACGAGGTGCCGGTTGAGGAGCAGCGCAAAGAGGAGTTTGGCTTTCGCACCGTACGGGTGGGAGAAACCACCCGCTACAGCGATAGCGAGCATGAGGACGAGTCGCTGATGCTCACCGGTGATCTCAACGTCGTCGACGTGGAGTGGACGGTGCAGTATCGCATCAGCGACCCTTACCTCTATCTCTTTCGTGTGCGCGATGTGGAGCACACCCTGCGCTACATGTCTCAGGCGGTCATGCGCGAGTTTGTGGGCGACCGCACCGTTAACGAGGTCCTCACCGCCGGTCGCACCGAGCTTGCGACCTCGGTTCAAGCACGGCTCCAGGAGTTGTGTAACCGATACGAGATGGGCATCGCTATCGGCCAGGTCATCCTTCAGGACGTGACGCCTCCCGATCCGGTGAAGCCCTCGTTTAATCAGGTGAACCAGGCTCAGCAGGAAATGGAGCGCATGATCAACGAGGCGCGCCGCGACTACAACGCGGAGATACCGCGGGCGCGGGGCCGTTCTGAGCAGCTGGTGCAGCAGGCCGAGGGGTACGAACTCGATCGTATCAACCGCGCAAAGGGCGAGGTAGCCCGTTTCCGGAGCCTCTACGCCGAGTACGCCAAAGCCCCCGAGATCACGCGGCAGCGCATCTATCTGGAAACCATGGGGCAGGTGCTTCCTAAGATTCGCCGCAAGGTGATTCTCGATTCGGAGGCCACCAACACCATGCCCGTGATGCAGCTCGGGGACGTGAATGGTCCGGGGCTCGCGCCGATGGCGGCACAGGGAGGTCAGCGATGA
- a CDS encoding Crp/Fnr family transcriptional regulator has protein sequence MVEQESRANIWRFRGLITGQQAEAAFRELRERGRVERWGHAARIHLEGEHDELIVVLSGRVMVGRELRLGRGDAFAPFSGESQEVIPEARAHQETTIVVMERDELRDIVEPILRERAVVSGSIFNRQELRVPLAPLLRSSASTRLGQVILEIVERYGEHQTENLRRAPALSTAQLASLAGLERERTRRALTLLERAGLIARSRGALTVRDLEGLRHYVLG, from the coding sequence GTGGTAGAGCAAGAATCGAGAGCCAATATCTGGAGGTTTCGGGGGCTGATCACCGGTCAGCAGGCCGAGGCCGCCTTTCGCGAACTGCGTGAGCGGGGCCGCGTGGAACGCTGGGGCCACGCGGCGCGCATTCATCTGGAGGGCGAGCACGACGAGCTCATCGTGGTCCTGAGCGGTCGGGTGATGGTGGGGCGCGAGCTGCGCCTGGGCCGCGGCGACGCTTTCGCGCCATTTTCTGGCGAAAGCCAAGAAGTGATTCCAGAGGCCCGTGCCCACCAGGAGACCACCATTGTGGTCATGGAGCGCGATGAGCTTCGAGATATCGTAGAGCCGATCTTGAGGGAGCGGGCGGTGGTGTCGGGATCCATCTTTAACCGCCAGGAGCTGCGCGTACCCCTGGCTCCGCTCTTGCGCTCCTCGGCCAGTACACGTCTGGGACAGGTCATCCTGGAGATCGTGGAGCGATATGGGGAGCACCAGACCGAAAATCTCCGCCGCGCCCCGGCGCTTTCCACCGCCCAGCTCGCTTCGCTCGCCGGGCTAGAGCGCGAACGTACCCGTCGCGCTCTTACGCTCTTGGAGCGCGCCGGATTGATTGCCCGCTCGCGCGGCGCGCTGACCGTGCGAGACCTGGAGGGCCTGCGGCACTATGTCCTGGGCTGA